The Leisingera daeponensis DSM 23529 genome includes the window CGATTGCGGCGGGCACGTTTGAAGCCTGGCAGAAGGACTTCCACGACACCCGCGCGCAGGGGGATATTGAGCGGTTGTGAACGGGCGCGGCTGAACAGTCACTGTGCGCGGGCGGACAGCTTCTCTGGCTGACGCCCGGTTGAAAGCGCGGGGCGGAGTGCTCAGGTCATTCCGGCAACGTTCCTGTTGCTGGACACTTTGACCGGAGGGACATCCCCGTGAGCCAAAAATTGTTTTCCGCCGCCACCGCTGGCGCAATCGAGTTGAGCAACCGCATTGTCATGGCGCCGCTGACCCGAAACCGGGCTGATGACGGCACCGGCGAGGTTCTGGACCGGCATGCGGAATACTATGCCCAGCGGGCAAGCGCGGGCCTGATCATCACCGAGGGCAGCCAGATCAGCCCCGAGGGCAAAGGGTATATCCAGACCCCCGGCATTCACACCGCGGCGCAGGCTGCGGCCTGGCGCAAGGTCACGGATGCAGTTCATGCCAAGGGCGGCAAGATCGTTATTCAGCTGTGGCATGTCGGGCGGATCACACATGACTCATTGCTGCCCGAGGGCACCAAAGCCGTGTCCTCCACCGATGTTGCGGCAGAGGCGCAGACGTTCACCCATGAAGGGTTCGTGCCGACGGCCAAGCCGCAGGCGCTGAGCGCGGAAGACATCCAGCGGGTGATTGCCGACTTTGTGCAGGCCGCGAAATACGCCAGGGACGCGGGGTTTGACGGTGTCGAGCTGCACGCGGCCAACGGCTATCTTCTGGAGCAGTTCCTGAAGGACGGGGTGAACACCCGCACCGATGCCTATGGCGGCTCCGCGGAAAACCGCGCGCGGATCGTCTTCGAGATCCTTGATGCGCTGCAAACCGTTTGGGAGGCCGGCCGCATTGGTCTGCGCCTGTCGCCGTTTTCCACTTTCAATGATGTGTCCGACAGCGATCCCGTGGGCCATTACACGCCGGTGATTCAGCGGCTGAACAGCTATGGTCTGGCCTATTTGCACATGGTCGAAGGCGAGACCGGCGGCGCCCGTGACGGGGACTTCGACGCCCTGCGCAAGCACTATACCGGTACATATATGGCCAACAACGGCTATGACCGCGAAACCGCGCTGGCGCGGACGGCCTCGGGCGAGGCTGACCTTGTGGCTTTCGGGCGCCCCTTCATCGCCAACCCGGATCTGGTGGAGCGGCTGGCAGCAGATGCGCCGCTGAACGAAGGCGATCCGGACACCTTCTATGGCGGCGGAGATGAAGGGTACACCGACTACCCGGTGATGCAGCAGGCGGCTGAGTAGCGCTGCCCTGATCAGGGGCCGGCGGCGGGGCAGCGAGCGCCCGGCCGCCGGTGCCAATTCAGCGGGTTTCGCTGCGCCCGTTCACCTGTTGTGAAGACCCTGTCTGCTACCCTCGCGCAAAAGCGGGGAGGATGGCGATGACCTGGTTGCGCGCGATTGCTCTGGCGGTTCTGCTGGGCTGCCCTCCGGCGGCTCAGGCTCAGGCTCAGACGGCGGAAAGCGCCCGGTCTCCAAGATCGCTGGCGGAGGCGTCGGGCTTTTTCAAGGCGCCGCCGATTGACGGCTGCGCCATCACGCTGGAG containing:
- a CDS encoding alkene reductase; the encoded protein is MSQKLFSAATAGAIELSNRIVMAPLTRNRADDGTGEVLDRHAEYYAQRASAGLIITEGSQISPEGKGYIQTPGIHTAAQAAAWRKVTDAVHAKGGKIVIQLWHVGRITHDSLLPEGTKAVSSTDVAAEAQTFTHEGFVPTAKPQALSAEDIQRVIADFVQAAKYARDAGFDGVELHAANGYLLEQFLKDGVNTRTDAYGGSAENRARIVFEILDALQTVWEAGRIGLRLSPFSTFNDVSDSDPVGHYTPVIQRLNSYGLAYLHMVEGETGGARDGDFDALRKHYTGTYMANNGYDRETALARTASGEADLVAFGRPFIANPDLVERLAADAPLNEGDPDTFYGGGDEGYTDYPVMQQAAE